The following coding sequences are from one Salinicoccus sp. Bachu38 window:
- a CDS encoding BCCT family transporter — translation MDNDNLDKSSNYKGDSRQKSKLGLVFWVSAAVIIIAAIIATVIPDRFLIASESVYGWISNYFSWFFMLAVFGFAVFLIFLALSPYGRIKLGGDQSKPEFSFRSWIGMLFSAGLGVGLVFFGVAEPMSHFMVSPFPGGETETVDAARMAMGYSFFHWGISQWSIFGVAGLAIGYNQYRKQKDGLVSTSLEPLLGTDYNQKARKSIDILAVIATVTGMSTSIGLGIMQMDGGLNIAFGLPSGALTQIILTALMTGLFILSTTTGLKRGIKWLSNLNMLLAAVITIFVMAVGPFTFIMESIIVGLGDYLSNYVGYSLRMQPYTGEVWVQEWTVFYWAWVIAWSPFIGSFVARVSKGRSIREYVLGILIIPPMLSFLWIGALGGTALYSDLFNGTNIGELVLEDNTAALFALFDQLPMTQILSALSILLIFTFLVTSADSATFIVAGMTSGNTDAPSTRLKIIWGVLLGTLTVTLIIAGGLTSLQAASLLAGLPFGVVLIAMIISVSKSLRREPNESMKRRQRKDRKKA, via the coding sequence TTGGACAACGACAATTTGGATAAGTCATCCAATTACAAAGGGGATTCCAGACAGAAATCCAAGCTCGGGCTTGTGTTCTGGGTTTCAGCTGCTGTCATCATCATTGCAGCAATCATTGCAACTGTCATTCCCGACCGGTTCCTGATAGCTTCCGAATCGGTATACGGATGGATTTCGAATTACTTCAGCTGGTTCTTCATGCTTGCTGTCTTCGGTTTTGCTGTATTTTTAATCTTTCTTGCACTATCACCATACGGACGCATCAAACTCGGCGGAGATCAATCAAAACCCGAGTTCTCATTCCGGTCATGGATCGGCATGCTGTTTTCTGCCGGGCTTGGTGTAGGTCTTGTATTCTTCGGGGTGGCGGAGCCGATGAGCCACTTCATGGTTTCACCATTTCCGGGCGGTGAGACGGAAACGGTCGACGCTGCCCGCATGGCAATGGGATACTCATTCTTCCACTGGGGGATTTCCCAATGGTCCATATTCGGTGTCGCCGGCCTGGCCATTGGATACAACCAGTACCGCAAGCAGAAGGATGGACTGGTTTCAACCTCTCTCGAACCTCTGCTCGGGACAGACTACAACCAGAAGGCGAGGAAATCCATCGATATTCTTGCTGTCATCGCAACCGTAACCGGCATGTCAACATCCATAGGTCTTGGCATCATGCAGATGGATGGCGGCCTCAACATTGCGTTTGGCCTTCCTTCCGGAGCACTTACGCAAATCATACTTACAGCACTGATGACCGGCCTCTTCATACTTTCCACAACAACAGGCCTGAAGCGCGGCATCAAGTGGCTGAGCAATCTGAATATGCTGCTGGCTGCAGTCATCACCATCTTCGTCATGGCTGTAGGCCCATTCACCTTCATCATGGAAAGCATCATTGTCGGTCTCGGGGACTATCTGTCAAACTATGTCGGATACTCCTTGCGCATGCAGCCTTATACTGGGGAAGTCTGGGTTCAGGAATGGACGGTATTCTACTGGGCATGGGTTATCGCATGGAGTCCATTCATAGGCTCATTCGTAGCCCGCGTGTCGAAAGGGCGTTCCATCCGCGAGTATGTCCTCGGCATCCTGATCATTCCACCGATGCTCTCATTCCTTTGGATTGGGGCACTCGGGGGTACAGCACTCTATTCCGACCTCTTCAATGGCACCAACATCGGTGAGCTCGTACTTGAGGATAACACTGCCGCCCTGTTTGCACTGTTCGACCAGCTTCCGATGACGCAGATCCTATCCGCACTCTCAATCCTGCTCATCTTTACATTCCTGGTCACCTCAGCAGACTCGGCAACATTCATCGTGGCCGGCATGACTTCCGGCAACACCGATGCACCAAGTACAAGGCTCAAAATCATCTGGGGTGTTCTTCTTGGAACACTCACAGTCACACTGATCATTGCCGGTGGTCTGACGAGTCTGCAGGCAGCATCACTGCTTGCCGGACTGCCATTCGGCGTCGTTCTCATAGCGATGATCATCTCCGTTTCAAAATCATTGAGACGCGAACCGAATGAGTCCATGAAGCGCCGCCAGCGCAAAGATCGTAAAAAGGCTTAA
- a CDS encoding DUF2529 family protein, whose amino-acid sequence MDKILQTQLTNIYNHINAQEEEIEMAARLLAQAVGSEGEIHLQTFHDFKGIEPFLLTGSLALPKTRAFDSQDAVDAPDRVLVIANQFDDDVKSFITGLQDAGKEFVLVSNYNKHEAEMMDQLHHYIDLSSPRPLIPTPNFDKIVNPYISAFLYFYDHLYVLVDEMTNEAY is encoded by the coding sequence ATGGATAAAATACTGCAGACGCAATTGACCAATATATACAATCATATCAACGCCCAGGAAGAGGAGATAGAAATGGCTGCACGCCTCCTGGCCCAGGCCGTGGGCAGCGAAGGCGAAATCCACCTGCAGACTTTCCATGACTTCAAAGGGATTGAACCATTCCTGCTGACCGGTTCTCTCGCCCTGCCGAAAACAAGGGCTTTCGATTCCCAGGATGCCGTCGATGCGCCCGATCGTGTGCTTGTCATTGCCAATCAGTTCGATGATGATGTCAAATCCTTCATTACAGGACTCCAGGATGCCGGGAAGGAATTTGTACTTGTTTCCAACTACAACAAGCATGAGGCTGAAATGATGGATCAACTTCACCATTATATCGATTTGTCATCCCCGCGTCCCCTCATACCGACGCCAAATTTCGACAAAATTGTTAACCCTTATATTTCTGCATTCCTATACTTCTACGATCATCTATATGTTCTTGTCGATGAAATGACGAATGAGGCATATTGA
- a CDS encoding CTP synthase → MTKYIFVTGGVVSSLGKGITAASLGRLLKDRGFSITIQKFDPYLNVDPGTMSPYQHGEVFVTEDGAETDLDLGHYERFIDINLHKYSNVTAGKVYSEVIRKERRGDYLGGTVQVIPHITNEIKSRLIQAGEESNADIVITEIGGTTGDIESLPFLESIRQLRSDLGRENVMYIHCTLLPYIKAAGEMKTKPTQHSVKELRGLGIQPDMIVVRSEHPMAEDLRDKIALFCDIDKKSVIEARDEETIYNIVIRLQEQRMDSLVIDRLNMTADKEAELKDWKHLLQNLNSIERKITIGLVGKYVTLQDAYLSVAESLRHAGYERQADIDIKWINSEHLTKDNYEAELAEVDGILVPGGFGERGVEGKIYALQYARQNNVPLLGICLGMQLATVEFARNVAGLEGAHSSELDESTPHPVIDLMPDQKDVVDLGGTLRLGSFPCEIKEDTIARELYGKAHIDERHRHRYEFNNRYKEQLEAEGMVFSGTSPDGRLVEMIELRDHPYFVAVQFHPEFQSRPTRPHPLFQGLINACVK, encoded by the coding sequence ATGACTAAATATATTTTTGTGACTGGCGGGGTTGTTTCCTCTCTTGGCAAGGGCATTACAGCTGCGTCACTCGGAAGACTGCTGAAGGACCGTGGGTTCTCGATTACGATTCAGAAATTCGATCCATACTTGAACGTGGACCCGGGTACGATGAGCCCATATCAGCATGGGGAAGTGTTCGTCACCGAAGACGGAGCCGAGACAGATCTTGACCTTGGACACTATGAACGTTTCATCGATATCAATCTTCACAAATACTCCAACGTAACAGCCGGGAAAGTATACTCCGAAGTCATCCGGAAGGAACGCCGTGGCGACTATCTGGGTGGTACGGTCCAGGTAATCCCGCATATCACCAATGAAATCAAATCCCGTCTGATCCAGGCAGGGGAAGAATCCAATGCAGATATTGTGATCACTGAAATCGGTGGCACGACAGGCGATATAGAATCGTTGCCTTTCCTGGAATCCATCCGTCAGCTGAGAAGCGATCTCGGTCGCGAAAATGTCATGTATATACACTGCACACTTCTGCCATACATCAAAGCCGCAGGCGAAATGAAGACCAAGCCGACCCAGCACAGCGTGAAGGAACTGCGCGGCCTGGGCATCCAGCCGGATATGATCGTCGTGCGTTCGGAACACCCGATGGCCGAAGACTTGAGGGACAAGATTGCACTGTTCTGTGATATCGATAAGAAAAGTGTCATTGAGGCAAGAGACGAGGAGACGATCTATAATATTGTCATCCGGCTGCAGGAACAGCGGATGGACTCCCTTGTCATCGATCGTCTCAACATGACGGCTGATAAGGAAGCGGAACTCAAGGATTGGAAACACCTGCTGCAGAACCTGAACAGCATAGAAAGAAAGATTACAATCGGTCTGGTCGGCAAATACGTCACCCTGCAGGATGCGTATCTGTCGGTTGCAGAATCCCTGAGGCATGCAGGGTATGAGCGCCAGGCGGATATCGACATCAAATGGATAAATTCCGAACACCTCACAAAAGACAACTATGAAGCGGAGCTTGCGGAAGTCGATGGCATCCTCGTACCGGGCGGATTCGGGGAGCGTGGAGTGGAAGGCAAGATCTATGCACTTCAGTATGCCCGTCAGAACAATGTGCCACTCCTTGGCATCTGCCTCGGTATGCAGCTCGCCACTGTCGAGTTTGCCCGTAACGTGGCCGGACTCGAAGGCGCCCATTCCAGTGAACTGGATGAAAGTACGCCGCACCCGGTCATCGACCTGATGCCGGACCAGAAAGATGTAGTGGATCTCGGCGGCACATTGAGGTTGGGCAGCTTCCCGTGTGAAATCAAAGAAGATACGATTGCCCGGGAATTGTATGGCAAGGCGCATATAGATGAACGCCACCGTCACCGTTATGAGTTCAACAACCGTTATAAGGAGCAGCTGGAAGCGGAAGGCATGGTATTCTCCGGTACATCCCCGGATGGACGACTGGTGGAAATGATCGAACTTCGCGACCACCCTTACTTCGTTGCTGTGCAGTTCCACCCTGAATTCCAGTCCAGACCCACACGGCCGCACCCGTTATTCCAAGGTCTGATCAATGCATGTGTAAAATAA
- a CDS encoding class II fructose-bisphosphate aldolase: MPLVSMTEMLNKARKEGYAVGQYNVNNMEFAQAILMASEEENAPVILGVSEGAAKYMSGMKTVVKMIEGLMSDMNITVPVAIHLDHGSSYEKCIEAIGAGFTSVMIDASHGPFEDNIATTRRVVEYAHERGVSVEAELGVVGGQEDDVIADGVIYADPEECRELVERTGIDCLAPALGSVHGPYKGEPNLGFEEMEEIGNQSDIPLVLHGGTGIPTKDIQKAISLGTAKINVNTESQIASAKRVREVLANDADVYDPRKYLGPAREAIKETVQGKIKEFGTSNRA, from the coding sequence ATGCCTTTAGTATCAATGACGGAAATGCTCAATAAAGCAAGAAAAGAAGGATATGCGGTTGGCCAATACAATGTGAACAACATGGAATTCGCCCAAGCGATCCTCATGGCATCAGAAGAAGAGAATGCACCAGTCATCCTGGGTGTTTCGGAAGGTGCTGCGAAGTACATGAGCGGCATGAAGACGGTGGTCAAGATGATTGAAGGCCTCATGTCCGATATGAACATCACGGTGCCTGTGGCAATCCACCTCGATCACGGATCAAGCTACGAAAAGTGCATCGAAGCAATCGGTGCAGGCTTTACATCGGTCATGATCGATGCTTCCCATGGTCCTTTCGAAGATAACATTGCAACAACCAGAAGAGTGGTGGAATATGCACATGAAAGAGGCGTTTCTGTCGAAGCGGAACTCGGTGTAGTCGGCGGACAGGAAGATGATGTCATCGCAGATGGCGTCATCTATGCGGACCCTGAAGAGTGCCGTGAACTGGTTGAAAGGACAGGCATCGACTGTCTGGCTCCGGCACTTGGTTCTGTGCACGGCCCCTACAAGGGCGAGCCGAATCTTGGTTTCGAGGAAATGGAGGAGATCGGCAACCAATCCGATATTCCGCTGGTACTGCATGGTGGTACAGGCATTCCGACGAAGGACATCCAAAAGGCGATTTCCCTCGGTACAGCAAAGATCAATGTAAACACTGAAAGTCAGATTGCGTCTGCGAAACGTGTAAGGGAAGTCCTTGCCAATGATGCCGACGTCTACGATCCACGCAAATACCTCGGACCTGCGAGGGAAGCGATCAAAGAAACGGTGCAGGGGAAAATCAAAGAATTTGGTACTTCCAACAGAGCCTAA
- a CDS encoding GNAT family N-acetyltransferase: MSEIHIRPFMEKDRPSLAAFKLSEQQQIYSSLPVDVLDDAIRDPDRTPCVVLNETDGIIGFFVLHKHYQHEGYATPHEVVYIRSLSINEAFQGRGYGTKVAMSLPLFVQEHFANFDHLYLVVDAENQGAWNLYERAGFAHTATKEDGPIGKERLYYLDLDQKYVHNIKLKKDESVESPNIKVDIILNQKKPVGHIDGVINGEVLNISHLYVEESERNRGVASSALRQLGTFLRRVLPDVKQLVVHTDDARDRARLFERVGFVRLEDEDRKKRLMKYINY; this comes from the coding sequence ATGAGTGAAATACATATCCGGCCATTTATGGAAAAAGATAGACCGAGTCTTGCCGCCTTCAAACTGAGTGAGCAGCAGCAGATATATTCGAGCCTTCCTGTGGATGTGCTGGATGATGCGATCCGTGACCCTGATCGCACGCCCTGTGTCGTGTTGAACGAAACAGACGGGATCATCGGCTTTTTTGTACTTCACAAACACTATCAGCATGAAGGATATGCGACCCCCCACGAAGTGGTATATATTCGTTCCCTTTCAATCAATGAAGCCTTCCAGGGGCGGGGGTACGGCACGAAGGTGGCGATGTCGCTGCCCCTGTTCGTACAGGAGCATTTCGCCAATTTCGACCATCTGTATCTGGTTGTCGATGCGGAAAACCAGGGGGCCTGGAACCTGTATGAACGGGCGGGATTTGCACATACTGCAACCAAGGAGGATGGGCCGATCGGTAAAGAGCGCCTCTACTATCTTGATCTTGATCAGAAATATGTGCATAACATCAAGTTGAAAAAGGATGAGTCGGTCGAGTCCCCGAATATCAAAGTGGATATCATCCTCAACCAGAAGAAGCCGGTCGGGCACATTGATGGCGTGATCAATGGGGAAGTGCTGAATATTTCCCATCTGTATGTCGAAGAGTCGGAGCGCAACCGCGGTGTGGCATCCAGCGCTTTGAGGCAGCTCGGGACGTTTCTGAGGCGTGTGCTTCCTGATGTGAAGCAGCTGGTGGTCCACACGGACGATGCCAGGGACAGGGCACGGCTGTTTGAAAGGGTTGGGTTTGTCAGGCTTGAAGATGAGGACAGGAAGAAAAGATTGATGAAGTATATAAACTATTGA
- a CDS encoding UDP-N-acetylglucosamine 1-carboxyvinyltransferase, whose amino-acid sequence MGKEVIKVRGGSTLSGEVEISGAKNSAVALIPASLMASEGKVVLEGLPEISDVKTLMSLLNDLNIETYLDGTTLEINAEDAENMPLPNTKVQSLRASYYMMGAMLARFKKCVIGLPGGCPLGPRPIDQHIKGFESLGAKVTNEHGAMYLVADKLKGAKIFFDVVSVGATINLMIAASCAEGKTILENVAKEPEVVDVASLLNNMGADIRGAGTDTIKINGVEKLHGTRHNIIPDRIEAGTYMITGAAVGDNFTVRNIIPTHMESLTAKLEELGVEIEIGDDFATITKPDAYKPISVKTQVYPGFATDLQQPLTPLLFMAGGVSKITETIYPARFRHVDELVRMDAKIEQNSGSALIFPSELKGTHVYASDLRAGACLLISGLTAEGVTTIHNVNHIDRGYTDIVKKLDHLGAEIWREEVDED is encoded by the coding sequence ATGGGTAAAGAAGTAATTAAAGTCAGGGGCGGCAGTACGCTGTCTGGTGAAGTTGAAATCAGCGGTGCAAAGAACAGTGCGGTGGCACTGATTCCTGCCTCATTGATGGCTTCAGAAGGGAAGGTCGTATTGGAAGGCCTTCCGGAAATCTCCGATGTCAAGACATTGATGAGCCTTCTGAATGACTTGAATATAGAGACGTATCTCGACGGGACAACGCTCGAAATCAACGCCGAAGACGCGGAGAACATGCCGCTTCCGAACACCAAAGTACAGTCACTCCGTGCATCCTACTATATGATGGGCGCAATGCTGGCACGATTCAAAAAATGTGTCATCGGCCTGCCCGGCGGATGTCCGCTCGGACCCCGTCCGATCGACCAGCATATCAAAGGCTTCGAGTCCCTGGGCGCGAAGGTGACCAATGAACATGGGGCCATGTACCTGGTGGCGGACAAGCTGAAAGGTGCAAAGATCTTCTTTGATGTCGTTTCCGTTGGAGCGACCATCAATCTGATGATTGCAGCGAGCTGTGCCGAGGGGAAGACCATACTTGAGAATGTGGCAAAAGAGCCTGAAGTGGTGGATGTTGCTTCCTTGCTGAACAATATGGGGGCTGACATCCGTGGTGCGGGTACGGATACCATCAAGATCAATGGTGTGGAAAAACTTCATGGTACACGGCATAATATCATCCCGGACCGCATCGAAGCAGGTACCTATATGATTACCGGAGCGGCCGTCGGCGATAACTTCACGGTCCGCAACATCATTCCCACCCATATGGAATCACTGACTGCCAAGCTTGAGGAACTGGGTGTGGAGATTGAAATCGGGGATGACTTTGCAACAATCACAAAGCCTGATGCATATAAGCCGATTTCTGTGAAAACCCAGGTTTATCCTGGATTTGCAACGGATCTCCAGCAGCCGTTGACCCCTCTGTTATTCATGGCGGGCGGTGTAAGCAAAATCACCGAAACAATCTACCCTGCACGGTTCAGGCATGTGGATGAACTGGTGAGGATGGATGCCAAAATCGAGCAGAATAGCGGCTCGGCGCTCATCTTCCCTTCCGAGCTCAAAGGCACGCATGTCTATGCGAGCGATTTGAGGGCAGGGGCCTGCCTGCTGATTTCCGGCCTGACGGCAGAGGGTGTGACAACCATCCATAACGTCAATCATATCGACCGCGGGTACACGGACATCGTCAAAAAACTCGACCACCTGGGCGCAGAAATCTGGCGCGAGGAAGTGGACGAAGACTGA
- the fsa gene encoding fructose-6-phosphate aldolase, with product MKYFIDTANMDEIKEINEWGVLAGVTTNPSLVAKEKGISFHDRLVEICELVGGPVSGEVISLDAGGMIEEGRELAKLHEHIIVKIPMTEEGMKAVKVLSGEGIKTNVTLVFNTVQALTAARSGATYVSPFIGRLDDIGLTGLDLIADIKHIFTVHDIDTEIIAASIRNESHIHGSAIAGAHIATIPYKVLKKLTQHPLTDKGIDKFLEDWNSIKGQ from the coding sequence ATGAAATATTTTATTGATACAGCGAACATGGACGAAATAAAAGAAATAAATGAGTGGGGTGTGCTTGCAGGTGTGACGACCAACCCTTCCCTTGTTGCAAAGGAAAAAGGCATTTCATTCCATGACCGGCTTGTGGAAATATGCGAGCTTGTAGGCGGTCCAGTGAGTGGAGAAGTCATTTCCCTTGATGCAGGCGGCATGATTGAAGAGGGCCGGGAACTTGCCAAGCTCCATGAGCATATCATCGTCAAGATTCCCATGACGGAAGAGGGCATGAAGGCTGTCAAAGTATTGTCCGGTGAAGGCATCAAAACAAATGTCACCCTGGTATTCAATACTGTCCAGGCGCTCACTGCTGCACGGTCCGGTGCGACCTACGTGTCCCCGTTCATTGGAAGGCTTGATGATATCGGACTCACAGGCCTCGACCTGATTGCGGACATCAAGCATATTTTCACTGTGCATGATATCGATACGGAAATCATAGCCGCTTCCATCAGGAACGAGTCCCATATCCATGGCTCGGCAATTGCGGGTGCGCATATTGCGACGATTCCGTATAAAGTTCTGAAGAAGCTGACGCAGCATCCTTTGACGGATAAAGGAATCGACAAGTTCCTGGAAGATTGGAACAGTATAAAGGGCCAATAG
- the rpoE gene encoding DNA-directed RNA polymerase subunit delta, with product MRLDEYSKEMMDENSFIDMSYMYLQDSGKEANLYDIIDKFKEIGGYSDEEIENRILQFYTDLNTDGRFLSTGDGVWGLRDWYSIDDISDKIAPTIHKIELAVEDEEPQIAEDEDDSVSDAFDQDKDLVESDVENLDSPLNGAEVEAEDDLDDSPDKTIGEDVEYDDTDELEDSYEDKPDL from the coding sequence ATGAGACTGGACGAATACTCCAAAGAGATGATGGACGAGAATTCCTTCATCGATATGTCATATATGTATCTGCAGGATTCTGGCAAAGAGGCGAACCTGTATGACATCATCGATAAATTCAAGGAAATCGGAGGGTACTCCGATGAGGAAATCGAGAACCGCATACTGCAGTTCTATACGGACCTCAATACGGATGGCAGGTTCCTGAGTACCGGAGATGGTGTGTGGGGCCTCAGGGACTGGTATTCCATAGATGATATTTCCGATAAGATCGCCCCGACTATCCATAAGATTGAGCTGGCCGTGGAAGATGAGGAGCCGCAGATTGCCGAGGACGAAGATGACAGTGTCAGCGATGCTTTCGACCAGGACAAGGATCTTGTGGAATCCGATGTGGAGAATCTTGATTCCCCCCTCAACGGAGCTGAAGTGGAAGCCGAAGACGACCTCGACGACTCCCCGGACAAAACGATTGGGGAAGATGTCGAGTATGATGATACAGACGAACTTGAGGACAGCTACGAGGACAAACCGGATCTCTAG
- a CDS encoding heavy metal translocating P-type ATPase codes for MKRLQLYFTVVSGLLIAVGFYMERFTGISWYPFVFILAFIIGGWFQAREGITTTVNEKKLNVELLMIIAAIGASIIGYWFEGAILIFIFSLSGTLEAYAEGRTRDAVQALIKMKPNVASRQLPDGEYEVVNVEDLSIGDVVMVRRGDIFPIDGVIIEGATEVNEASLTGESALVTKNPDDTVLTGSINEGGVVSVRMTVDNEETIFNRMIEMVRESESVPSKRAQFIDRFENKYVWIVLITTAFMMFVPHYVFGWGWNETFYRAMVLLVVASPCAVVASITPATLSAISTSAKNGVLVKGGKFMEQLDDVDYVLFDKTGTLTKGEPVITHFEVESKEDRSRIAAHIYALERGSNHPLAMRISDHFAESQQKGLEAENVHDVVGRGVEGHVDGRLVQVFKAESDDFMEPFKSELLDTGHTVTVYIEDGIKKALIALKDVERPEAADVIQRLNGIGKETVMISGDNPKAAESIAKSIGLKKVIGNQSPEDKVRHINAYKEKGVVMMVGDGVNDAPGIKQADIGVAMGKGTGIALETADIVLMKEQLSRLPEMMRLSARLDGVIKQNLIFSVAVILVLITSNFFQAINLPLGVIGHEGSTILVILNGLRLLANREFNMPHSSFHRQEHIDDRRSIGMQKYKG; via the coding sequence ATGAAGAGGCTGCAACTATACTTTACAGTCGTCTCCGGCCTTCTTATTGCAGTGGGGTTCTATATGGAACGGTTTACTGGCATTTCATGGTATCCATTCGTCTTCATCCTGGCCTTCATCATCGGCGGGTGGTTCCAGGCAAGGGAAGGCATCACAACAACTGTCAATGAGAAGAAACTGAATGTTGAACTGCTGATGATCATCGCGGCGATCGGGGCGTCCATCATCGGCTACTGGTTCGAGGGCGCCATACTCATCTTCATCTTCAGTCTGAGCGGTACCCTCGAAGCTTATGCTGAGGGCAGGACGCGCGATGCCGTGCAGGCACTCATCAAGATGAAACCGAATGTCGCCAGCAGACAGCTGCCGGACGGGGAATATGAGGTTGTCAATGTCGAAGACCTCAGCATCGGCGATGTCGTCATGGTGCGCAGAGGGGATATATTCCCGATTGATGGAGTCATCATTGAAGGTGCGACGGAAGTGAACGAAGCATCACTGACGGGAGAGTCTGCGCTTGTTACCAAAAACCCAGATGATACCGTACTGACCGGCTCCATAAATGAAGGTGGTGTCGTTTCAGTCAGAATGACAGTGGATAATGAAGAAACGATCTTCAACAGGATGATCGAAATGGTCCGCGAGAGTGAAAGCGTTCCTTCAAAGCGTGCCCAGTTCATCGACCGATTTGAAAATAAATATGTATGGATCGTCCTCATAACGACAGCCTTCATGATGTTCGTGCCGCACTATGTTTTCGGCTGGGGCTGGAACGAAACATTCTACCGGGCAATGGTACTGCTTGTGGTTGCCTCTCCATGCGCGGTGGTGGCCTCCATCACGCCTGCAACACTGTCAGCCATTTCCACAAGCGCCAAAAATGGTGTGCTGGTCAAGGGCGGCAAGTTCATGGAGCAGCTGGATGATGTGGATTATGTACTGTTCGACAAGACGGGGACATTGACCAAAGGGGAGCCTGTCATTACACATTTCGAAGTGGAGAGCAAAGAGGATCGCTCGAGAATTGCCGCCCATATATATGCGCTCGAAAGAGGAAGCAACCATCCATTGGCTATGAGGATCAGCGATCATTTTGCAGAGTCACAGCAGAAGGGGCTTGAGGCCGAGAATGTCCATGATGTAGTTGGACGGGGAGTTGAAGGCCATGTCGACGGGCGCCTTGTCCAGGTGTTCAAGGCAGAGTCCGATGATTTCATGGAACCTTTCAAATCCGAACTTTTGGATACGGGGCATACGGTTACTGTGTATATTGAAGATGGAATTAAAAAGGCGCTCATTGCACTGAAGGACGTCGAGCGTCCGGAAGCGGCGGATGTCATCCAGAGGCTCAATGGGATAGGCAAGGAGACGGTCATGATATCCGGAGACAACCCGAAGGCGGCGGAATCGATCGCCAAGTCGATCGGGCTCAAAAAAGTAATCGGCAATCAGAGTCCCGAGGACAAGGTGAGGCATATCAATGCCTATAAGGAGAAGGGTGTCGTCATGATGGTTGGGGATGGTGTGAATGATGCGCCTGGCATCAAACAGGCGGATATTGGCGTGGCAATGGGAAAAGGCACCGGGATAGCACTTGAGACGGCAGATATCGTGCTGATGAAGGAGCAGCTTTCGAGGCTGCCGGAAATGATGCGGCTTTCTGCACGGCTCGACGGCGTCATCAAGCAGAACCTGATCTTCTCAGTCGCTGTCATCCTCGTGCTGATAACCTCCAACTTCTTTCAGGCGATCAACCTGCCGCTTGGCGTCATCGGACATGAAGGCAGTACGATCCTTGTCATACTGAATGGACTGAGGCTGCTCGCCAACAGGGAGTTCAATATGCCTCATTCGTCATTTCATCGACAAGAACATATAGATGATCGTAGAAGTATAGGAATGCAGAAATATAAGGGTTAA
- the coaW gene encoding type II pantothenate kinase — protein MKIGIDAGGTLIKVAYVEGGSRKFEKWPSSEIDHLIEILNTGHAGDQLFLTGGKAEYMAEKLNSNDGISIEFDATYRGLKTLMSEQDIDLDHFVYLNVGTGTSFHHASPQGQERVGGSGVGGGTLIGLSKLLVDMDDYDEIIRLAEKGNRDEIDLKVHHIYAGRPTPIPGDLTASNFGNVLSGDVSAMQAEDKLQAVIGLVAETVTAVGISLAEGFETNDMVFIGSTLLDNTVMKDIINRYAGLKGATAHIIHNGEYSGALGAIL, from the coding sequence ATGAAAATTGGAATTGATGCGGGCGGTACGCTCATAAAAGTGGCATACGTGGAAGGCGGCTCCAGGAAATTCGAAAAGTGGCCGTCTTCGGAAATTGACCACCTGATTGAAATACTTAATACCGGACATGCCGGGGACCAGCTTTTCCTTACTGGTGGAAAAGCTGAATACATGGCTGAAAAACTGAATAGCAATGACGGCATATCCATAGAATTCGATGCCACATACCGGGGACTTAAGACACTGATGTCCGAACAGGATATCGACCTCGACCACTTCGTCTATCTGAATGTCGGGACGGGAACAAGCTTCCATCATGCTTCTCCCCAAGGCCAGGAGCGTGTCGGAGGCTCAGGCGTCGGAGGGGGCACATTGATCGGACTGTCCAAACTTCTGGTCGATATGGACGACTATGATGAAATCATACGGCTGGCCGAAAAGGGCAATAGGGATGAAATAGACCTCAAAGTCCACCATATCTATGCCGGCAGACCGACGCCGATTCCGGGAGACCTCACAGCAAGCAACTTCGGCAATGTCCTCTCGGGTGATGTCTCAGCCATGCAGGCTGAAGACAAACTGCAGGCTGTCATCGGCCTTGTTGCCGAAACGGTGACGGCGGTCGGCATCAGCCTGGCCGAAGGTTTTGAAACCAATGATATGGTATTCATCGGCTCCACTCTTCTGGACAACACCGTCATGAAGGATATCATCAACCGCTATGCCGGCTTGAAAGGTGCGACAGCGCATATCATCCATAACGGAGAGTATTCCGGCGCCCTGGGTGCCATTCTATAG